In Sedimenticola thiotaurini, the following proteins share a genomic window:
- the glcF gene encoding glycolate oxidase subunit GlcF, whose amino-acid sequence MQTNLPAAFLNTAQGQEADAILRSCVHCGFCTATCPTYQLLGDELDGPRGRIYLIKQMLEGGAVTARTQQHLDRCLTCRACETTCPSGVRYARLLEIGRGEVERQVGRSLFAGATRWGLRQLLPYPKRFALALRLGQLLRPLLPERLKQKLPGRVTATPRPAARHRRTLLVLEGCAQSVATPNTNAAAARVLDRLGISLIAPAGQGCCGAVSQHLAAESEAAGFMRRNIDAWWPHIEAGVEGILVTASGCGTQVKEYGDLLQHDPLYADKARRVSELARDLCEVLEGEALETLSVREPGRRIAYHSPCSLQHGQQLAGRVEALLGRLGFELTPVADSHLCCGSAGTYSILQPELSQRLLENKLAALEAGGASCIATANVGCQLHLQSRAQGPVKHWIELLDEALA is encoded by the coding sequence ATGCAAACTAATCTGCCGGCTGCTTTTCTGAATACAGCGCAGGGCCAGGAGGCGGACGCCATCCTGCGCAGCTGCGTACACTGCGGATTCTGTACCGCCACCTGTCCCACCTATCAACTGCTGGGTGATGAGCTGGATGGTCCCCGGGGGCGCATCTACCTGATCAAACAGATGCTGGAGGGTGGGGCGGTCACCGCCCGTACCCAGCAGCACCTCGACCGCTGCCTCACCTGTCGCGCCTGCGAGACCACCTGTCCCTCCGGGGTACGCTATGCCCGCTTGCTGGAGATCGGTCGGGGTGAGGTGGAGCGCCAGGTGGGACGCAGCCTGTTTGCCGGCGCCACCCGCTGGGGCTTACGCCAGCTGCTGCCCTATCCGAAACGCTTTGCCCTGGCACTGCGGCTGGGACAGCTGCTGCGGCCGCTGCTGCCGGAACGGTTAAAACAGAAACTGCCCGGCCGGGTCACCGCAACCCCCCGCCCCGCCGCCCGGCATCGCCGGACCCTGCTGGTGCTGGAGGGGTGTGCCCAGTCGGTGGCGACACCCAATACCAATGCGGCGGCGGCCCGGGTGCTGGATCGGTTGGGGATCTCGCTCATCGCGCCTGCCGGACAGGGGTGCTGTGGCGCAGTCAGCCAGCATCTGGCGGCGGAGTCGGAAGCAGCCGGATTCATGCGGCGTAATATCGATGCCTGGTGGCCCCATATCGAGGCCGGCGTCGAGGGTATCCTGGTCACCGCCAGCGGCTGCGGCACCCAGGTCAAGGAGTATGGCGACCTGTTGCAGCACGATCCGCTCTATGCGGACAAGGCGCGGCGGGTCTCCGAACTGGCCCGGGATCTCTGTGAGGTGCTGGAGGGCGAGGCGCTGGAGACGCTGTCTGTGAGGGAGCCGGGCCGGCGTATCGCTTACCATTCGCCCTGTTCTCTCCAGCACGGTCAGCAGCTGGCGGGTCGGGTCGAGGCGCTGTTGGGACGGCTTGGCTTCGAGTTGACACCGGTGGCGGATAGCCATCTCTGTTGCGGCTCCGCCGGCACCTATTCGATACTGCAGCCGGAGCTGTCGCAACGGTTGCTGGAGAACAAACTGGCTGCCCTGGAGGCGGGCGGTGCGAGCTGTATTGCAACCGCCAACGTGGGTTGCCAGCTGCATCTGCAGAGCCGGGCACAGGGACCGGTTAAACATTGGATCGAGCTGCTGGACGAAGCGCTGGCCTGA